From Pantoea sp. Ep11b, the proteins below share one genomic window:
- a CDS encoding HlyD family efflux transporter periplasmic adaptor subunit produces the protein MSLVIVDKDLARHERRTSAIIWLCTAALAVFLIWAHFAILDEVTVGSGKVTPSSRAQVIDSLDGGIVKQLNVHEGDIVEKGQVLATLDPTRFQSNFGEAQAKVRTLRASSERLEAELAGTPLTFSAETLKEPQLVQRERQLYESRRRNLTETISNLQQSLRLVQDELRLTEPLVAKGAAGQVEVIRLRRQVSDLRGKIDEARNDYLVRAHEEQVKNNAELDAQLQVAAGKEDQLTRATLYSPVRGIVKDIQVTTVGGVLEPGGKLMEIVPLEDQLLIETRINPRDIAFIRPGLAAIVKVTAYDSSIYGDLPGEVETVSPDTLQDEVKRDQYYYRVYVRTQKAELTNRAGRKFPIVPGMVANVEIKTGQKSVMDYLIKPLNKVKESLRER, from the coding sequence ATGAGTCTGGTTATCGTGGATAAAGATCTTGCCCGTCATGAACGCCGCACCTCGGCGATTATCTGGCTCTGCACCGCCGCGCTGGCGGTTTTCCTGATCTGGGCACACTTCGCGATACTCGATGAGGTCACGGTCGGCAGTGGCAAAGTTACGCCCTCCAGTCGCGCACAGGTGATCGACAGCCTGGATGGCGGCATCGTCAAACAGCTCAACGTGCACGAAGGTGACATTGTTGAGAAAGGGCAGGTGCTGGCAACGCTTGACCCGACCCGCTTTCAGTCAAACTTCGGTGAGGCGCAGGCTAAAGTGCGCACGCTGCGCGCCTCCTCGGAGCGACTGGAGGCGGAACTGGCGGGCACGCCGCTGACCTTCAGCGCCGAAACGCTGAAGGAGCCGCAGCTGGTGCAGCGTGAACGCCAGCTCTATGAGTCACGGCGTCGCAACCTTACGGAAACCATCAGCAACCTGCAGCAGTCGCTGCGGCTGGTCCAGGATGAGCTGCGGCTTACAGAACCGCTGGTGGCTAAGGGCGCGGCAGGGCAGGTAGAGGTGATCCGTCTGCGTCGTCAGGTCAGCGATCTGCGCGGCAAAATCGATGAGGCGCGCAACGACTATCTGGTGCGCGCCCATGAAGAGCAGGTAAAAAACAATGCGGAGCTGGATGCGCAGTTGCAGGTTGCCGCCGGTAAAGAGGATCAGCTGACACGCGCCACGCTCTACTCGCCCGTTCGCGGTATCGTAAAAGATATTCAGGTGACGACGGTGGGGGGCGTTCTGGAACCGGGCGGCAAACTCATGGAGATCGTGCCGCTGGAGGATCAGCTGCTGATCGAGACGCGCATCAACCCGCGCGATATCGCCTTTATCCGGCCGGGCCTGGCGGCGATTGTCAAAGTGACCGCCTATGACTCTTCTATCTATGGCGACCTGCCCGGCGAGGTGGAAACGGTCTCGCCAGATACCCTGCAGGATGAGGTGAAACGTGACCAGTACTACTATCGCGTCTACGTCCGCACGCAGAAAGCGGAGCTGACCAACCGTGCAGGCCGAAAATTCCCGATTGTGCCCGGCATGGTGGCCAACGTGGAGATTAAAACCGGACAGAAATCCGTCATGGATTATCTGATTAAGCCACTGAATAAAGTCAAAGAATCGCTGCGTGAGCGCTGA
- the apbE gene encoding FAD:protein FMN transferase ApbE yields the protein MMRYKINLLFVPLLALMLTGCDKPAATSALVLEGKTMGTVWRVSLAGVDSERKAELQQRIQQRLDADDAELSTWKPDSVLSRFNQSRDLSPQPVSENMADIVTTSLRIGRKTGGAMDITVGPLVNLWGFGPTKQPLHTPDAAQIAAARAETGLQHLRVLQGANGQWLQKDLPGLYVDLSTVGEGFATDHLARLMEQLGINNYLVSVGGAVLSRGLNAQQQPWRVAIQKPTDQENAVQARVDLQGHGISTSGSYRNYYELDGHRISHVIDPVTGRPIEHKLVSATVIATTALEADGWDTGLMVLGTEKAKALATQQHLAVYLISKQGDKFVSWMSPQFAAFLIPAESGEN from the coding sequence ATGATGCGTTATAAGATTAATCTGCTGTTTGTGCCGCTGCTGGCGCTGATGCTGACCGGTTGCGATAAACCTGCGGCGACCTCCGCGCTGGTGCTGGAAGGTAAAACCATGGGCACCGTCTGGCGGGTAAGTCTGGCTGGCGTGGACAGCGAACGCAAAGCGGAGCTGCAGCAGCGTATCCAGCAGCGGCTGGACGCCGACGATGCCGAGCTTTCCACCTGGAAGCCGGACTCCGTGCTGTCGCGCTTTAACCAGAGCCGCGATCTCTCACCCCAGCCAGTCAGTGAAAACATGGCCGATATCGTCACCACCTCCCTGCGGATCGGCCGCAAAACCGGTGGCGCGATGGATATCACGGTCGGCCCGCTGGTCAATTTATGGGGCTTTGGCCCGACGAAACAGCCTCTGCATACCCCCGATGCGGCACAGATCGCGGCCGCCCGGGCAGAGACCGGATTACAGCATCTGCGGGTGCTGCAGGGCGCGAACGGACAGTGGCTGCAGAAAGATCTGCCGGGCCTCTATGTCGATCTCTCCACGGTGGGTGAAGGGTTTGCCACCGATCACCTGGCGCGACTGATGGAGCAGCTGGGGATAAATAACTATCTGGTGTCGGTGGGGGGCGCCGTGCTGAGCCGCGGCCTCAATGCGCAGCAGCAGCCGTGGCGGGTGGCGATTCAGAAACCCACTGACCAGGAAAACGCGGTTCAGGCGCGTGTGGATCTGCAGGGACATGGGATCAGCACTTCCGGCAGCTATCGCAACTATTATGAACTGGACGGCCACCGCATTTCTCATGTCATCGATCCCGTTACCGGACGACCGATTGAGCATAAACTGGTGTCGGCCACGGTGATCGCCACTACGGCGCTGGAAGCCGACGGCTGGGACACCGGGCTGATGGTGCTTGGCACCGAGAAAGCCAAAGCGCTGGCGACCCAACAGCATCTGGCGGTCTATCTGATCAGCAAACAGGGCGATAAGTTTGTCAGCTGGATGTCGCCACAGTTTGCTGCTTTCCTGATCCCCGCCGAATCCGGAGAAAACTGA
- the ompC gene encoding porin OmpC — MKRRVLSLMIPVLLVAAGSANAAEIYNKDGNKLDLFGKVDGLHYFSDNSSADGDQSYVRFGFKGETEVSDQLTGYGQWEYQAALNNSEDEGTANSFTRVGFAGVKFGDAGSFDYGRNYGVAYDIGAWTDVLPEFGGDTYGADNFMYQRGNGMATYRNNNFFGLVDGWNFAVQYQGKNGNSSESPNGRDVLGQNGDGWGLSTTYDLGSGFGIGAATFQSDRTNDQNSATSGILGRGDKAQVYTGGLKYDANNVYLAAMYSRSLNATRFGDSSNSSAFGYADKADNWEVVAQYQFDFGLRPSLAYVTQRGTDVQNWGKQNLKKYIDVGATYYFNKNMSTYVDYQINLLDDNAFTDAAGINTDDVVALGLVYQF; from the coding sequence ATGAAACGTCGCGTTCTCTCCCTGATGATCCCTGTATTGCTGGTGGCAGCAGGATCAGCAAACGCAGCTGAAATTTATAATAAAGATGGCAATAAACTGGACCTGTTCGGGAAGGTAGATGGCCTGCACTACTTCTCTGACAATAGCAGCGCCGATGGCGACCAGTCCTACGTGCGCTTTGGCTTTAAAGGCGAAACCGAAGTCAGCGATCAGCTGACCGGCTATGGCCAGTGGGAATACCAGGCGGCTCTGAACAACTCTGAAGATGAAGGCACCGCCAACAGCTTCACCCGTGTCGGCTTTGCCGGGGTGAAATTTGGTGATGCAGGCTCGTTCGACTACGGTCGTAACTACGGCGTAGCCTATGATATCGGCGCATGGACCGACGTGCTGCCTGAGTTCGGCGGCGACACCTATGGCGCGGATAACTTCATGTATCAGCGCGGTAACGGCATGGCGACCTACCGCAACAACAACTTCTTCGGCCTGGTGGATGGCTGGAACTTTGCCGTGCAGTATCAGGGCAAAAATGGCAACAGCAGCGAGTCACCGAACGGTCGTGACGTGCTGGGGCAGAATGGCGACGGCTGGGGCCTGAGCACCACTTATGATCTGGGTTCAGGCTTTGGCATTGGTGCGGCGACCTTCCAGTCCGACCGTACCAACGACCAGAACAGCGCCACCTCCGGCATCCTGGGCCGTGGCGACAAAGCCCAGGTCTACACTGGCGGTCTGAAATATGATGCGAACAACGTCTACCTGGCGGCGATGTACTCACGCTCACTCAACGCAACCCGCTTCGGCGACAGCAGCAACTCCTCAGCCTTTGGTTACGCGGATAAAGCGGATAACTGGGAAGTGGTGGCACAGTATCAGTTCGACTTCGGCCTGCGTCCGTCTCTGGCCTATGTCACTCAGCGTGGCACCGACGTTCAGAACTGGGGCAAACAGAATCTGAAAAAATATATCGACGTTGGCGCGACCTACTACTTCAACAAAAACATGTCTACCTACGTGGACTACCAGATCAACCTGCTGGACGACAACGCGTTCACCGACGCCGCCGGTATCAATACCGACGACGTAGTGGCGCTGGGCCTGGTTTACCAGTTCTGA
- a CDS encoding response regulator: protein MIYMILAIALGLFVFGSYKAIEQRRHRHMAPSRPRH from the coding sequence ATGATCTATATGATTCTCGCCATCGCCCTCGGCCTGTTTGTTTTTGGCAGTTATAAAGCCATCGAACAGCGCCGTCATCGCCACATGGCCCCGTCACGTCCGCGCCATTAA
- a CDS encoding type I secretion system permease/ATPase: MSMNTDNWIAAMLRVAARFGKPAEGKTLRQQMRWFEHLPVAQQLERLSGLLGLHLTMVPQDSLRWRQEITPVVLVLENASVAVLEEIDADESARYWLSEGGDVVRESPLSELLARARGDVGVVGVAARGRDARIDEFIQPYEPHWFWKNFRGMGRRITEISLASVVSNVLALAGILFSMQVYDRVIPAQSESTLWVLFVGVLIAAAIEYLIRLMRTQVSDLMGKRIDLKVSSMLFARAMSIRNEARPKSTGSFISQLREIDQVRELLTSTTVGAAADLPFVILFLFIMSFVGGWLVLIPLAAIPLIVIPGLLVQIPMARLAKEGLREGALRNAVLVETIEGIEDIKALQAEPYFQRQWEQTHEVSASISNQQRLWGARLTGWASTVQQLTYAGMLVFGVYLVLDSQITTGTLVACSLLSSRTIAPLMQLTMVFSRWQHAKMAMKGLDELLKKPLDQPDTATLAHCPTLTGQYDLRNVHYSYDEENEKNVLNVQQLQIKPGEKIAILGKVGAGKSTLLKILAGQALATQGKVIVDGVDIERIDPIDLRRQLGWLSHDSRLFFGTLRQNLMLGNPHASEQEMLQALRISGALSLIQQDAASLDRIINEGGRGLSGGQRQMVMLSRMILRQPQVVLLDEPTAAMDEQLEEHVIRQLQGWISGRTLLLVTHRPALLKMVDRIVVMDNGRIVADGPRDEILRRATVPATSPSTNKGEGV; encoded by the coding sequence ATGAGTATGAATACGGACAACTGGATCGCCGCCATGCTGCGTGTGGCCGCGCGATTCGGCAAGCCTGCCGAGGGTAAAACCCTGCGTCAGCAGATGCGCTGGTTCGAACATCTGCCAGTGGCACAGCAGCTCGAACGGCTCTCCGGGCTACTGGGGCTGCATCTGACCATGGTGCCACAGGATTCGCTGCGCTGGCGCCAGGAGATCACGCCGGTGGTGCTGGTGCTGGAGAATGCCAGCGTGGCGGTGCTGGAGGAAATTGATGCCGATGAGAGTGCGCGTTACTGGCTCAGTGAAGGCGGCGATGTGGTGCGTGAGAGCCCCCTGTCAGAACTGCTGGCACGCGCCAGAGGTGATGTCGGTGTCGTGGGCGTGGCCGCGCGTGGCCGGGATGCGCGCATCGACGAGTTCATTCAGCCCTATGAACCGCACTGGTTCTGGAAAAATTTTCGCGGCATGGGACGGCGCATCACCGAGATCTCGCTGGCTTCGGTGGTCAGCAACGTGCTGGCGCTGGCCGGGATCCTCTTTTCGATGCAGGTCTATGACCGGGTGATCCCGGCCCAGTCGGAATCCACGCTGTGGGTACTGTTTGTCGGTGTGCTGATCGCGGCGGCCATTGAATATCTTATCCGGCTGATGCGAACCCAGGTCTCCGACCTGATGGGGAAACGCATCGACCTGAAAGTCTCGTCTATGCTGTTTGCCCGGGCGATGAGCATCCGCAATGAGGCGCGACCGAAATCGACTGGCTCCTTTATCTCGCAGCTGCGTGAGATTGACCAGGTGCGAGAGCTGCTGACCTCGACTACGGTCGGGGCGGCGGCCGACCTGCCGTTTGTGATCCTGTTCCTGTTTATCATGTCGTTTGTGGGCGGCTGGCTGGTGTTGATCCCGCTGGCGGCGATCCCACTGATCGTCATTCCCGGCCTGCTGGTGCAGATCCCGATGGCGCGGCTGGCGAAAGAGGGGTTGCGGGAAGGGGCACTGCGCAATGCGGTGCTGGTGGAAACCATCGAAGGCATTGAGGATATCAAGGCGCTGCAGGCCGAACCCTACTTCCAGCGTCAGTGGGAGCAGACGCACGAAGTCAGTGCCTCAATCAGTAATCAGCAGCGGCTCTGGGGCGCGCGTCTCACCGGCTGGGCCTCAACCGTACAGCAGCTGACCTACGCAGGAATGCTGGTGTTTGGTGTCTATCTGGTGCTCGACTCGCAGATTACCACCGGGACGCTGGTCGCCTGTAGCCTGCTCTCCTCGCGCACCATCGCGCCGCTGATGCAGCTCACCATGGTCTTCTCGCGCTGGCAGCACGCCAAAATGGCGATGAAAGGGCTCGATGAGCTGCTGAAAAAGCCGCTCGATCAGCCGGACACGGCGACCCTGGCCCACTGTCCGACGCTCACCGGCCAGTACGATCTGCGCAATGTGCATTACAGCTATGACGAGGAGAACGAAAAGAATGTGCTGAATGTGCAGCAGCTGCAGATTAAGCCCGGCGAGAAGATCGCCATTCTGGGCAAGGTCGGGGCGGGCAAATCGACGCTGCTGAAAATTCTGGCCGGTCAGGCGCTGGCGACCCAGGGCAAAGTGATTGTCGATGGCGTGGACATTGAGCGTATCGACCCCATCGATTTACGCCGTCAGCTTGGCTGGCTCTCGCACGACTCCCGCCTCTTCTTTGGCACGCTGCGGCAGAATCTGATGCTCGGCAATCCTCATGCCAGCGAGCAGGAGATGCTGCAGGCGCTGCGCATCAGCGGCGCGCTGTCGCTGATCCAGCAGGATGCGGCCAGCCTGGATCGGATTATCAATGAAGGCGGGCGCGGCCTCTCGGGCGGTCAGCGGCAGATGGTGATGCTGAGCAGGATGATCCTGCGTCAGCCGCAGGTGGTGCTGCTTGATGAGCCCACTGCGGCGATGGATGAGCAGCTTGAGGAGCATGTGATCCGTCAGCTGCAGGGCTGGATCAGCGGCCGGACCCTGCTGCTGGTCACGCACCGTCCGGCGCTGCTGAAGATGGTCGATCGTATTGTGGTGATGGATAACGGCCGGATCGTGGCCGATGGCCCGCGCGACGAGATCCTGCGCCGCGCGACGGTGCCGGCGACCTCGCCATCAACGAATAAAGGAGAGGGCGTATGA
- a CDS encoding TolC family outer membrane protein, which translates to MNKARLTFLLYALSGVVTPAALAAPLPKAEFNWRAAPSEEQVASLTLRDAILRAFARNPKISEAAAQIHVGQGDLDAARSAWYPQISLQGAAGRSHQTDSAGSLNNNGSGGITLSQLLYDFGRTGSAIDEQHALSDAYRYGLFDSMTTVAEDTLQAYLEVKRYQALADTARTNIASLQRVRDIAKLRADAGLNSQSDVLQAETRIAAMQATVEQYRAQLRSATAQLTVLTGVVPATLPELPQALLKQQITLDRIAYESSAAVRSAQAKQEAARERVRQAESGHWPTIKVQAGRTRYENDRQSYWDDEVQLQVEAPLYQGGLVNARTQSAEGDREAAQAAVQQAKLAINQNASTAYADMIGAQQRQAAGEVQLASADHTRNVYADEYRLSKRSLNDLLSVEQDVFQADSSRITALYDGWDATVRYAAAVDNLLDIMGIDRQQSSGDLLPSLQ; encoded by the coding sequence ATGAACAAAGCGCGATTAACTTTTTTGCTCTACGCCCTGAGTGGTGTTGTCACTCCTGCGGCACTGGCCGCACCCTTACCTAAAGCCGAATTTAACTGGCGTGCCGCCCCCAGCGAAGAGCAGGTTGCCAGCTTAACGCTGCGTGACGCCATTCTCCGTGCCTTCGCCCGCAATCCGAAAATCTCGGAAGCGGCGGCACAGATCCATGTGGGGCAGGGCGATCTGGATGCTGCCCGCAGTGCCTGGTATCCGCAGATTTCCCTGCAGGGCGCGGCGGGGCGCTCTCATCAGACCGACTCCGCTGGCAGCCTGAACAACAACGGTTCGGGCGGGATCACGCTCAGCCAGCTTCTCTATGACTTTGGTCGCACCGGCAGTGCCATCGATGAGCAGCATGCGCTGTCGGATGCCTATCGCTATGGGTTGTTCGACTCAATGACGACCGTGGCAGAAGATACCCTGCAGGCCTACCTCGAAGTCAAACGCTATCAGGCGCTGGCCGACACGGCGCGCACCAATATCGCCTCGCTGCAGCGGGTACGCGATATTGCAAAACTGCGCGCTGATGCCGGGCTCAATTCGCAGTCAGATGTGCTGCAGGCGGAAACCCGCATCGCCGCTATGCAGGCAACGGTGGAGCAGTATCGCGCGCAGCTTCGTTCCGCTACCGCGCAGCTGACCGTGCTGACCGGCGTCGTCCCCGCCACGCTGCCTGAACTGCCTCAGGCGCTGCTGAAACAGCAGATCACCCTCGACCGGATCGCCTACGAAAGCAGCGCGGCGGTGCGCAGCGCCCAGGCGAAGCAGGAGGCGGCCCGTGAGCGGGTGCGTCAGGCCGAATCGGGCCACTGGCCGACCATCAAAGTGCAGGCGGGGCGAACCCGTTATGAAAACGATCGCCAATCCTACTGGGACGATGAAGTGCAGCTTCAGGTGGAAGCCCCGCTTTATCAGGGCGGCCTGGTCAATGCCAGAACCCAGTCAGCCGAGGGGGATCGTGAGGCGGCTCAGGCCGCGGTTCAGCAGGCCAAGCTCGCCATCAATCAGAACGCCTCGACGGCCTATGCTGACATGATCGGCGCACAGCAGCGACAGGCGGCCGGGGAAGTACAGCTCGCCAGCGCCGACCATACCCGCAATGTCTACGCCGATGAGTATCGCCTGAGTAAGCGCAGCCTCAACGATCTGCTCAGCGTAGAACAGGATGTCTTTCAGGCTGACAGCTCACGCATTACCGCGCTCTACGATGGCTGGGATGCGACCGTGCGTTATGCCGCCGCCGTAGACAATCTGCTCGACATCATGGGCATCGATCGCCAGCAAAGCAGCGGCGATCTCCTTCCTTCGCTGCAATAG